The Leptospiraceae bacterium genome includes the window TTTATTTGAGAAGATCTTACAGCTAAGCTATTCGCAGCAGAACTTCCTGGGGTAGATACTTTCGCACCTTGATTACGTAAATAACCGTCTAATCCTCCCCAATATTTCACTAAACCGGCCGCCATACCTGTTGTGTCATCAAATCCTAAAATTCCGTGGACTAAAGTAATACACATACCTGTTAAAGGCTTGGTTTGCGCCGATAGTGAACTAAATGCAGGCATAACAAAAGCCAGAATTAGAACCATTAATTTCATTTTTATGTTTTTCATAAGTTTTTCTCCATTAATATTCGCTTAATTGTGTCAATAATTCTACAATAACTTTTCTTTTGCAACTTTTTTTTTAATATTTGTCAATTTTTTTTGAAATCTGGAATAAAATGATACAAAAAATACCTTGTGCAAATGATTTGACTCGACAATTTCATCATTGCCTATTTACTGATAACTATGATTTTCTCTATATTTTTAACCTTCATTTTATTCGGCTCATTCTATTTTTGCCTTAAAAATAGATTTTTTGAATTTAATTTCCACTCAATTCGCTACTCTCTTCAAAAAGCAGTAGCCTCACCTTCTAATAAAGACTCTATAATACTTTTAGTTTTTTTTCTGTCTTTCTTGCTCTTCCCCCTTTTCTGGGGACTTACATTTTTCTTAAAAACAGACGCAAATGTTGTGGTCGTACTGATTTTTATGACCTGGTGCTACAATTGGATTAAGTATATTTTTCTTGGTGAAGCAGAAGATAGAAGATAATATATTTAATCAAATATTAAGAGAAAAAAGACCTGAAGGTTTACTTTGGCGAATAGAATCCTCAAGTAGTTTTATCTTTTGTGGAGTTTTTAGTGTTTCGTGTAGTTTTTGTACGTTTCGTGCAAAAATGTGGGATATCCAATTCAGAGGACTGATGCCTGATGTCTGAGGACCGAAATAGAGAAATTGGAAATTTTTTCTAAATAGATTTATTTTTTCGGTAGAGGTTTTGATTTTTAGTATGATTTTTACTATTTCGTGTTTAGTGTAGTTTTTGTACTTTTCGTGCAAAAATGTGGGAACTCCACTTTTTTGGGGGATTTCACATTTAGTACGGGTTCAGAACTTTTTCTGTAAAAGTTAAAAAATTTTTTCTAAAATTACAAAAATTTTATTTCTATCACGATATTATTTTACCTTATATCAAGAGGCAAGAAATAGTGGCTGGGGGCAGAAACTATATGAGGAAAAAAATTTTATATTAGGAGAATACTATGAATCCAGAAAAATTTGAGCGAACTCAATCAAGTTTACTCATTCCAGAAAAATTTATGGATGAGTTTAATTGTAGGACAGAAAATATTTCGAGAGAGGATTACTTGCATGATTTGTTAGAGAGGTACAGGAATGTTTTGCTGTGGAAGACTTTTGAGAAGTTGGATTGTGTGAAAACTGGTTACCAAGAAGAAGGGCAGAATCTTCAGAAGAAGAATTTTCGTCCTGAGAACGCAGATTGGATTGAGCTTGGTGAGTTTGCTCAATGGCTTGGTATTTCCCGAACGGCTCTTTTTACTCTTCTTTTGTTGCTTGACATTGCCGGATGGGACATAATCATCCCTGCCAAGTTCTATGACTTTGGAGTTCCACCCAAGGTCAGTTCGATTGCGATAGGAGTCTATCTCTCAAAGAGAAAAACTATCCGATACAATAGGCTGATACGACATAAGCCAAAGACATAACAGGAAAAAATTCAGAAAAATCAGAAGATCTTAAAAACACAACAGGAGAGATGTACCCAACTGAAAAATTAAAAAGATGGAAGTCTTTTAAAAATACATTCCGGGATCATTTGAATTGCAAGCATAATCCATTTCCAGTGCCAAAGAATATAAACTTCAGATTTATGATTTAATCCTGATTCTACAATTTTTTTTGCTGCGATTTCAGGTTTTGCTGTGAGTATTGGCATTAAGTTATGCCCCTCTGACATTCTTGTGTAAACCGGACCGAGTAGAATTGTAGTAACAGTAACCTTGTCTTTAAATAATTTATTTCTTAGCCCCGAAAGATATGCTGTAAATCCTGCTTTAGCACTCCCATAAAGAAAATTCAACTGCCTTCCTCTAATTCCTGCAACAGAGCTAATTCCGATAATTATGCCTGATTTTCTTTTTTGAAAAT containing:
- a CDS encoding DUF1564 family protein — encoded protein: MNPEKFERTQSSLLIPEKFMDEFNCRTENISREDYLHDLLERYRNVLLWKTFEKLDCVKTGYQEEGQNLQKKNFRPENADWIELGEFAQWLGISRTALFTLLLLLDIAGWDIIIPAKFYDFGVPPKVSSIAIGVYLSKRKTIRYNRLIRHKPKT
- a CDS encoding SDR family NAD(P)-dependent oxidoreductase, producing the protein MEKVLILAATSDIGKHIAENFAKRNYDMYLTGRDKSSLNTISTYLQKKYNVKILQYDLDITDYSSHAPFITSLPELPNIVVCSFGYYKNQEKALSDFHEAYQTMSVNYIGAVSFLNTIALYFQKRKSGIIIGISSVAGIRGRQLNFLYGSAKAGFTAYLSGLRNKLFKDKVTVTTILLGPVYTRMSEGHNLMPILTAKPEIAAKKIVESGLNHKSEVYILWHWKWIMLAIQMIPECIFKRLPSF